In Streptomyces sp. TLI_146, the genomic stretch GGGCAGGCGGAGGGCCTTCGCCTGGTCAGGGAGGGGCATCCGTGTGCGCAGGTACTCCGTGAAGTGGAGTTCGTGACCCAGGTCGGCCAGCGCCGCGTAGAGCTCCGGAGCCGGAGGAGGAGCCTCCTCCTCGTATGTCGTCGTCGGGGCCCTCGAAACGGGGGCTCACTGGTTCATCGACCTGCGGCGGGTGCCGCACTGGCTGATCGTGGGAGCGACCCGCTCCGGTAAGTCCACGCTGATCAACGCACTCGTCGCGGGCCTCGCTCCGCAACCCGTCGCGCTGGTCGGGATCGACTGCAAGGGCGGCATGGAGCTCTCGCTCTACGGGCCCCGGCTCTCCGCCCTCGCGACCAACCGCGCCCAGGCGGTCAAGCTCCTGGCCGCGCTCGTGGACGTGACCCTCGACCGGATGGCGGTCTGCCGTGCGGCACACGTCCGGAACGTGTGGGGCCTGCCGGATGAGCAGCGTCCTGTACCCGTGGTCGTGATCGTCGACGAGATCGCGGAGTTGTTCCTGATCGCGAGCCGGAGCGAGAAGGACGAAGCGCAAGCGGCGGCCACTGCCTTGATCCGCCTGGCCCAACTTGGCGCGGCGCTCGGCGTGTTCCTCATCGTCGCCGGACAGCGTATCGGCTCCGACATGGGACCGGGGGTCACGGCCCTCCGCGCTCAGCTCGCCGGGCGAGTCTGCCACCGGGTCTCAGACCCCGGTACGGCGGAGATGGCGCTGGGGGATCTCAACCCCGACGCCCTCAAAGCGGCTCAGGCCACCACACCCGAACAAGCCGGTACGGCGGTGCTCGCCTCCGGGGACGGCTGGGAGCGTGCTCGCTCCCACCTGGTCTCGGAGGAGGACGCTGAGGCCATCGCGGCCGAGTACGCCCACCTCACCCCCTACATGCCGGAACTCATCGACGCGATGAGCGGGACGACCGCACGTATCGAACGCCTCGACCGCGACGGCAGCGAGTGAGGGGAGAACGCCGTGCTCGTATCCATGTCGGCCGTGGTGCTGCTGGGCCTGCTGATCTGGTTCCTCCTGCGCATCCGCTAGCTGCGGTGGGCCGACTTCTTGATGTGCAGAGCGTTCGGCTTCCTGCTGGCCGACACCGTGGCCGCGCCGGCCGTACAGGCGGTCCTGGTCGGAGTCTCCGGCTTCCTCGGCCAGCTCCACTTCTGATCCACCCCCAGCACGCGTAAGGAGAGGTGAACCATGCCGAAATCCGTCGTCGCTATCCCGCCCGAGGAGCGGCAGTGATCGCCCGGATCAAGGGTTCCCAGCGGGGCGCGAAGTCGCCAAACCCGACCCCGCCGGGGACCCACTCCATCCGCCACGTGAGCAGTGAAAGGAGTACTTATACCTTGTCCATCGCGAGTCATTCGTGCAAATCCCCTCGGCCGCAATGTGAGTTACGGGATGAGGAGCGTCCGCTGCCTCGGCCGTGAGCAGGTCGTCATGGTCGGACTGGACGGAGCTGAGCACCGTCTCTTCCCCGCGCACGCCGCCGCGCTCTGGCTGACCGAGCCGACTCTCCGGTTCAGTGCCAAGACGCCGACGGAAGCGATCGCGGCTGTGATGCGCCAGGCGTTCAGGGGGTCCCGATGAACGCCCCGACGGGGAGCATTGCCGCTCTCCTCGACCGAGCCGCGGAGCCCGGCTTCGACGCATGGCGCCGGAACATCATCCGCCTCGGCGGCTGCACGAACCCCGTCCACCTGGTCGGCAGCGCGACCGTCTTCGACGCGGGGAGCGGGGAAGCGCTGTGGGCGTACGCCTCTGATGTGTACGGCGGGCGCCTGCTGACCTCCTGCGGCAACCGCCGGTCGTCGGTCTGCCCGACCTGCGCACGCCTCTATCAGGCGGATACGTACCAACTTATCCGGGCCGGGCTGGTCGGCGGCAAGGACGTCACCGAGGAGGTGGGTGGGCACCCCCGGGTGTTCGCCACCCTCACCGCTCCCGGCTTCGGGCCGGTCCATACGCGGCGTGAGCGCGACGGCCGGGTACGCGTCTGCCGACCGCGTGGGGCGGGGGAGTCCTGCCCACACGGTCGGCCGGCGGGCTGCCTGCTGCGGCACGGCGATGGTGACGCCCGGCTCGGAGAACCGCTCTGTCCTCGCTGCTATGACTACGCGGGCGCGGTGCTCTGGCAGGCGAACGCCGGACACCTGTGGCATCGCTTCGCCGTGGAGCTCCGGCGTGAACTCGCCCGCCGAGGCGGGCTCTCGCGGGGCGAGCTGGGGGAGTGGGCGCGGCTCTCCTACGCGAAGGTGGCCGAGTACCAGCGTCGCGGTCTGGTCCACTTCCACGCGGTCGTGCGGCTGGACGGCCCGGACGGCCCGGGGACCACCCCGCCGGCTGGGCGTCGACAGGGCTCCTCGCGGAAGCGGTGAGCGCGGCTGCGGGCGCGGTACGTCTCGTTGCGCCTGGCCCGGACGTCGTGGGGCGGCGTGTGCTCCGGTTCGGTCGACAGATCGATGTACGCCACATCGCGGCCTTCGGGGCTGGGGAGTCGCTGACCTCTGCGGCTGTCGCGGCCTACATCGCCAAGTACGCGACGAAGGGCGCCGAGTCGGCCGGCGCAGTGGACGGGCGCATCCGCCGGGCGACCGACCTGGTTCTCCTGCCGGTACGGGCGCACACCCTCCGCATGATCGGTACGTGCTGGTGGCTCGGCGGGCTCCCGCCGTTCGAGCCGCTGGGGCTGCGGCGGTGGGCGCACATGCTGGGGTACGGGGGCCACTTCTCGACCAAGTCGCGGCGCTACTCGACGACGCTGACAGCGTTGCGCACGGCGCGCGCGGATCACCGCGCGGAGGAGCAACGGGCGGCGCTCGGTCTGGGGGAACGGTCCACCGTCACGGTGGGCGCGTGGCGGTACGCCGGGCGCGGCTACTCGCCGGAGGCGGCTCTCATCGCGGCCTCGGTCCGCGAGGGCGGTGGTCCTCATGGCGCGTGAGCGGACTGCCGAACTCCTCACCGTCCGCCAGGTCCTCGACGAGCTGGGCGGGATCTCCCGGCGCACCTTCTACCGCTGGCGCGATCTCCGCATCGCACCCCGCTGCATCCGCCTCCCCAACGGCGAGCTGCGGGTCCGGCGTGACGTGCTCGCGGCCTGGCTGGAGGAGCTGGCGGAGGGGGCCGCCTCGTGAAGTCGTACAAGGTGGTCGTCTGGAAGCTCAGCATCAACAGGTCCGCCAAGAAGCCGACGTACCTGGTGCGCTGGTCAGTGGATGGTGAACCGTTCCACGAGTCGCACAAGACGAAGGGCCTGGCCGACCGCTTCCGCGCGAAGTTGCTGGGGGCCACGGACATGGGTGAGCCGTTCGACACGGTGACGGGGCTTCCCGACTCCTTACGAGGGGGAAAGGCGTCCCTGTCCTTCCTGGAGCTCTCGGTCAAGTACATGGATCACCGGTGGGTGGATGCGTCGGCGAAGCAGCGGGACAGCATGACTGATGCCCTTTCCACGGTCATCCCGTCGTTGGTGAAGCCGCTGAGAGGGAAACCGAGCCCGGAGGAACTGCGGCGGGCATTGCGCTCCTACCTGCTGCCGCCTCCGCGACGGGATCGGGAACAGCCGGAGGAGGTGGCGGCTGCCGGACGCTGGATCGGGAAAGCGTCGCTTCCTGCGCCGGAGCTGCAAGACGTGGCCAGAGCACACGATGTGGTGGCCGCTCTGGAACGGCGGCTCGACGGCAAGCCTGCGGCCACGCAGACCTATCGGCGGCGGCGAGCGGCCGTTTTCAACGCTCTTGAGTACGCAGTCGAGTTGGAGATGTTGACTGCCAATCCGCTCGGTCGTGTGCGGCGCAAGCGCGGGCGCAGAGCCCTTCAGGAAGTCGACCGTCGCGTGGTGGTCAATCCGGGGCAGGCCCGGGAGCTGTTGGCCGCGGTGACCTATGTCGGTGGTTACGAGCGAGCCAGCGGTTGGCGCTTACGGGCGTTCTTCGGATGCCTGTACTACGCGGCGCTGCGGCCGGCAGAGGCGTTGGGCCTCCGGCTGTCCGATTGCACCATTCCGGAAGAGGGCTGGGGCCGCATCGAGGTGGCCGAGACGCGGCCGACCGCGGGGAAGGCGTGGACCGATTCCGGGGAGGCGCACGACCGGCGCGGGCTGAAGCAGCGGGCGGAAGGGGAAGTGCGGGTGGTGCCGAGACCGCCCCCGCTCGTACGAATGCTGCGGGAGCACGTGGAGGTGTTCGGCACGGCCAAGGACGGGCGGCTCTTCAAGAGCGAACGGGGCAACGTCGTTGCGGCGTCCTCGTACTCCCGCGTCTGGAAGCAGACACGGGAGCTGGCACTCCAGCCAACGCAGACGGCATCCGTACTGGCCTCCCGGCCGTACGACCTGCGCCACGCGGGCGTCTCCCAGTGGCTCAACTCCGGCGTACCCGCACCAGAGGTGGCGGCCCGTGCCGGGCACTCCGTGGACGTGCTGCTCAAGATCTATGCCAAGTGCATCGACGGTCAGGAGCAGGAAATGAACGACCAGATCATGGTTGGACTCGGAGAAACAGCCTAACGCTGTGGAATTTGCGACTTGGGGACCGGGGATCAAAACCCGGTCCCCAAGTCATTCATGTGGCGCGCCGATTAGAAGTGCAGAACTGCGTAGATGTCATGGACTACGCCGCCATGGTGTGAGCAGGCTCCTTGTTTGCCGATGGAACTTGATGGCCAGCCATCGGCGCACCCTGTCCCGCTTGGCATGTCGACCCATGCCACCGTCTCCGGGGTATCCAGCACCTGTTGGGCCTGGGAGCGGTCTGACCAGTTGAAACAGGCTTGGTGCTGAAGGATGACCTCCGATGCTTCCCCCAGGTACTTCCTGCGCTGGTTGTATGCAATCAGAATCCACTTGTCCGTAGCGTTTGATTTTGGAATGTATTCGTTGCCAGGCCACGGAGATGAAATCGGGTCACCGATGACAGGAATCTTCTCTAGGTCCGCCTCCTTGACCGCCGCTGCGCGCTGGCTCCGGGGGGCTTTGCATGCTGCCTCGATCGCATCGTGCTGCCATGCGCGCCAGATGCTCCAAGCGATTGCGGCGACGACGAGGCTGAGTATCCCCATCATGATGATCTTCACGGTCTGGACAAGCTGCGCGTCCCGCCGTGCAAGCGCGTCCCGCCGCTCGCGATGCAGCTCGGCAACCCGCTCTCTTTCCGCTGGGGTGGCGTGGTAGCGACATGCTCCGGTTTCCGTCGCTCGGAGTCGGCATGGTGTGCCCTTGGTGGTCGGCCGTCCACACGGGGGTGAGGCCCTTGTGCTCGGCCGGGGTCGGTATCGGCCTGCTGGGCGCCGGGGGCTTCGCGGCATAGGAGCGTTATAGCGAGTGCGAGCTCGGCCGTCTCCGGGTCTCGCAACTGTGGTTGGAGATCGTCCAGTACCTGGGCGGCCGCGGTGGTGGGCACGCGTGCTGACCTGGGGGGAAGGGTTCCAAGGTCATTACGTCGTCATTACGTGATCACTGTCATGCGGCCGCTTCCGGCGGCATCCGACTGCACAAGCAAGAAGACCCCGCACCCAGCGAAGTGGCTGGTGGCGGGGTCTTTAGGCACCTAGTAACAGGTGCCCCCGGCAGGATTCGAACCTGCGCACACGGCTCCGGAGGCCGTTGCTCTATCCCCTGAGCTACGGGGGCGTTCACCGCTTGGCGGCGACGGGTTGAACACTACCAGCTCTCGCGGGGTGGCTGTGAACAGGTATTTCCGGTGGCCGGCGGGGGTGGGGTCCCCCGCAGGGGGCGGAAGTGGGGAAAACCCGGACGCGGCGACGGTCGCGGACCTAACCTCGAGATGTGTCAGGCGTGTCCGGCCGGGTGCTTGTTGTCGACGACAACAAGGTCATCCGGCAGCTGATCAGGGTCAACCTCGAGCTGGAGGGCTTCGAGGTCGTGACCGCGGCCGATGGTGCCGAGTGTCTGGAAGTGGTGCACCGGGTCTGTCCGGATGTCATCACTCTGGACGTCGTGATGCCGCGGCTCGACGGGCTGCGTACGGCCGCGCGGCTGCGGGCCGACGCGCGTACGCGGCATCTGCCGCTCGCGATCATCAGTGCCTGTACGCAGTACGAGGTGGAGAACGGGCTCGCGGCCGGTGTGGACGCGTTCCTGGCCAAGCCCTTCGAGCCGGCCGAGCTGGTCAAGGTCGTACGGCAGCTGATGCACCGGGAGGCTCCGCCGTCCGCCGACGGCAACAGGGAGCCCGGACGAGCCGGTCGGGCGGCCGGTACGAGTCGCGGCTGAGCCGCGTCAGCAGGGGGTATGCCTTTTGGGCCCGCCCCGGTGCGGACCCCTATTCCCGTCAGTCCCTATTCCCGTCAGTCCCTCCGGCCCCGCCGACAGCCACGGGCCGCCCGTACGAGTCGCGGCTGCGGGGGCGGCTGAGGGGTAGGGGAGTACGGCCCTCGCCCCCGGTGGAAGC encodes the following:
- a CDS encoding tyrosine-type recombinase/integrase produces the protein MKSYKVVVWKLSINRSAKKPTYLVRWSVDGEPFHESHKTKGLADRFRAKLLGATDMGEPFDTVTGLPDSLRGGKASLSFLELSVKYMDHRWVDASAKQRDSMTDALSTVIPSLVKPLRGKPSPEELRRALRSYLLPPPRRDREQPEEVAAAGRWIGKASLPAPELQDVARAHDVVAALERRLDGKPAATQTYRRRRAAVFNALEYAVELEMLTANPLGRVRRKRGRRALQEVDRRVVVNPGQARELLAAVTYVGGYERASGWRLRAFFGCLYYAALRPAEALGLRLSDCTIPEEGWGRIEVAETRPTAGKAWTDSGEAHDRRGLKQRAEGEVRVVPRPPPLVRMLREHVEVFGTAKDGRLFKSERGNVVAASSYSRVWKQTRELALQPTQTASVLASRPYDLRHAGVSQWLNSGVPAPEVAARAGHSVDVLLKIYAKCIDGQEQEMNDQIMVGLGETA
- a CDS encoding AlpA family transcriptional regulator, coding for MARERTAELLTVRQVLDELGGISRRTFYRWRDLRIAPRCIRLPNGELRVRRDVLAAWLEELAEGAAS
- a CDS encoding response regulator, with the protein product MSGVSGRVLVVDDNKVIRQLIRVNLELEGFEVVTAADGAECLEVVHRVCPDVITLDVVMPRLDGLRTAARLRADARTRHLPLAIISACTQYEVENGLAAGVDAFLAKPFEPAELVKVVRQLMHREAPPSADGNREPGRAGRAAGTSRG